A single Methanomicrobia archaeon DNA region contains:
- a CDS encoding YkgJ family cysteine cluster protein — protein MDEERLREQTVRFRELVGDETFWFTLSRNVAVMERDKERFVELALAIQQYFDCERCCRCCSEMPIHLNEEDIERLYRLDGEALFEKLDTRELDNFLKTPCPYLKEGLCTIYEQRPAACKLFPFVVIRPVPTLQLCPMGKKIFAKFKDLTRRYGKKELKVEWETARPPELSGEDAKHKAVYVALPIPTLETFLRYLRMDAERSDTPRNV, from the coding sequence ATGGACGAAGAGCGATTACGCGAGCAAACGGTGCGATTCCGTGAGCTGGTTGGCGATGAGACCTTCTGGTTCACGCTCTCGCGGAACGTGGCGGTGATGGAGCGAGACAAGGAGCGCTTTGTGGAACTCGCGCTGGCGATCCAGCAGTACTTCGACTGTGAGCGGTGCTGTAGATGCTGCAGTGAGATGCCGATCCATCTGAACGAAGAAGATATCGAGCGGCTCTACCGCCTGGATGGCGAGGCACTCTTCGAGAAGCTGGATACCCGCGAGCTGGACAACTTCCTGAAGACGCCCTGCCCGTATCTGAAAGAGGGGCTCTGCACCATCTATGAGCAGCGACCTGCGGCATGTAAGCTGTTCCCGTTCGTGGTGATCCGCCCGGTGCCGACGCTGCAGCTCTGCCCGATGGGGAAGAAGATCTTCGCGAAGTTCAAAGACCTGACCCGGAGGTACGGGAAGAAGGAGCTGAAGGTGGAGTGGGAGACTGCACGGCCCCCGGAGCTTTCGGGGGAAGATGCGAAGCATAAAGCCGTCTACGTCGCGCTACCCATACCCACGCTGGAGACCTTTTTGCGGTATCTGCGAATGGATGCGGAGCGATCAGATACGCCCCGGAACGTTTGA